One Stigmatopora nigra isolate UIUO_SnigA chromosome 1, RoL_Snig_1.1, whole genome shotgun sequence DNA segment encodes these proteins:
- the LOC144201648 gene encoding galactose-specific lectin nattectin-like — MAGFTFWHIYWASSIKTAKMEFALHTLVLLCGISGLVSACGDSKGSYCPKGWTQLDDNCYTFVQQERTFMDAEEICILKGGNLMSILDRKEAVLAQELIFEALGTTTNAQDTWIGAHDGIEEDTFMWTDGSPFDFEDFETSQPDNFMGGEDCVEIDGLTLQWNDDSCTDTNFFLCVKEAHEH, encoded by the exons ATGGCTGGTTTTACTTTTTGGCACATCTACTGGGCATCAAGCATCAAGACTGCAAAG ATGGAATTTGCACTTCATACCTTGGTCCTCCTCTGTGGAATCAGTGGACTCGTATCTGCA TGTGGTGACAGTAAAG GGAGTTATTGTCCAAAGGGATGGACTCAACTGGACGACAACTGTTATACTTTTGTCCAGCAGGAGAGAACTTTCATGGATGCCGAG GAAATCTGCATACTCAAAGGTGGGAATCTGATGTCTATTCTCGACCGCAAAGAAGCGGTATTGGCGCAGGAGCTGATTTTTGAAGCCCTTGGAACCACCACCAATGCTCAAGACACCTGGATTGGAGCTCATGATGGCATTGAG GAGGACACATTTATGTGGACTGATGGCTCACCCTTCGACTTCGAGGATTTCGAAACTAGTCAGCCAGACAACTTTATGGGTGGTGAAGATTGTGTGGAGATTGATGGCCTAA CACTGCAATGGAACGATGATTCTTGCACCGATACTAATTTCTTCCTTTGCGTCAAAGAAGCTCACGAGCACTAA